The following are encoded together in the Mycolicibacterium arabiense genome:
- a CDS encoding ferredoxin--NADP reductase: protein MTDEPLGSHVLELELADVVIETADARSLVFKVPDGHDVPADKLKYAPGQFLTLRVPSDRTGSVARCYSLSSSPFTDGALTVTVKRTDGGYASHWLCDNAEPGMRVHALPPSGTFVPKTLDADFLLLAAGSGVTPMMAICKSALSEGNGNVVLVYANRDEKSVIFASALRELAAKYPDRLTVVHWLESVQGLPSSTALGTLVAPYAAHDAFICGPGPFMAAAEEALKTAGTAPERIHVEVFKSLDSDPFAAVVITEDDDSEQGPATAVVTLDGETHEIRWPRSAKLLDVLLDKGLDAPFSCREGHCGACAVLMKSGAVDMAINDVLEPSDLDEGLILGCQATPMSDSVEVTYDE, encoded by the coding sequence GTGACCGACGAGCCACTCGGCAGCCACGTACTCGAACTCGAGTTGGCCGACGTGGTCATCGAGACCGCCGACGCACGTTCCCTGGTGTTCAAGGTGCCCGACGGACACGACGTGCCCGCGGACAAACTGAAGTACGCGCCCGGGCAGTTCCTCACCCTTCGCGTGCCCAGTGACCGCACCGGTTCGGTGGCGCGGTGCTACTCGCTGAGCAGTTCGCCGTTCACCGACGGCGCCCTGACCGTCACGGTCAAGCGCACCGACGGCGGGTACGCCTCGCACTGGCTGTGCGACAACGCCGAACCCGGGATGCGGGTGCACGCGCTGCCGCCGTCCGGCACCTTCGTGCCCAAGACGCTCGACGCCGACTTCCTGCTGCTGGCCGCGGGCAGCGGCGTGACGCCGATGATGGCGATCTGCAAGTCCGCGCTGTCGGAGGGCAACGGCAACGTCGTGCTCGTCTACGCCAACCGCGACGAGAAGTCGGTCATCTTCGCCAGCGCGCTGCGCGAACTCGCCGCCAAGTACCCGGACCGGCTCACGGTGGTGCACTGGCTCGAGAGCGTGCAGGGGCTGCCGTCGTCGACCGCGCTCGGCACGCTGGTAGCGCCATATGCCGCCCACGACGCATTCATCTGCGGCCCCGGCCCCTTCATGGCCGCCGCCGAGGAGGCGCTCAAGACGGCGGGCACCGCGCCCGAGCGGATTCACGTCGAGGTGTTCAAGTCACTGGACTCCGATCCGTTCGCCGCGGTCGTGATCACCGAGGACGACGACTCCGAGCAAGGCCCCGCCACCGCGGTCGTCACGCTCGATGGTGAGACCCACGAGATCAGGTGGCCGCGGAGCGCGAAGTTGCTCGACGTCCTGCTCGACAAGGGGCTGGACGCCCCGTTCTCCTGCCGGGAGGGTCACTGTGGTGCGTGTGCGGTGCTGATGAAGAGTGGTGCCGTGGACATGGCGATCAACGACGTTCTAGAGCCGTCGGACCTCGACGAGGGCCTGATCCTCGGTTGCCAGGCCACCCCGATGTCGGATTCGGTCGAAGTCACCTACGACGAGTGA
- the hsaA gene encoding 3-hydroxy-9,10-secoandrosta-1,3,5(10)-triene-9,17-dione monooxygenase oxygenase subunit, which yields MTSIEQRDAQSVLDGIDDLLPRIAKRAQAAEDLRQIPDETIDELNEVGFFKLLQPEQWGGLQCDPTSFYEAVRRLGSACGSTGWVSSIIGVHNWHLALFDQKAQDEVWGDDPTVRVSSSYAPMGAGVVVDGGYLVSGAWQWSSGSGHATWAFLGGPVIKDGKPVDFGSFLIPRTEYRIDDVWHVVGLKATGSNTVVVKDVFVPRHRFLSYKAMNDRTAGGLENNTAPVYKMPWGTMHPTTITAPIMGMAYGAYDAHVEHQGKRVRAAFAGEKSKDDPFAKVRIAEAASDIDAGWRQLIGNVGDEYELLKAGKDIPFELRARARRDQVRATARAIASIDLLFEASGATALETDKPVQRFWRDAHAGRVHAANEPERAYMIFGNEAFGLPPQDTMV from the coding sequence GTGACGTCCATTGAACAACGCGATGCGCAGTCGGTCCTAGACGGAATCGACGATCTGCTGCCGCGTATCGCCAAGCGTGCCCAGGCGGCCGAGGATCTGCGTCAGATCCCCGACGAGACGATCGACGAACTCAACGAGGTCGGTTTCTTCAAGCTCCTGCAGCCCGAGCAGTGGGGCGGCCTGCAGTGCGACCCGACGTCGTTCTACGAGGCGGTGCGTCGGCTCGGCAGCGCATGCGGGTCCACCGGCTGGGTCAGCTCCATCATCGGCGTGCACAACTGGCACCTCGCGCTGTTCGATCAGAAGGCTCAGGACGAGGTCTGGGGCGACGACCCCACGGTCCGCGTCTCGTCGTCGTACGCCCCGATGGGCGCGGGCGTCGTGGTCGACGGCGGCTACCTCGTCAGCGGTGCCTGGCAGTGGTCGTCGGGGTCCGGCCACGCCACGTGGGCCTTCCTCGGCGGCCCAGTCATCAAGGACGGCAAGCCCGTCGACTTCGGGAGCTTCCTGATTCCGCGCACGGAGTACCGCATCGACGACGTGTGGCACGTCGTCGGTCTGAAGGCGACGGGCAGCAACACCGTGGTCGTCAAGGACGTGTTCGTGCCGCGCCACCGCTTCCTGTCGTACAAGGCGATGAACGACCGCACCGCTGGCGGCCTGGAGAACAACACCGCGCCGGTCTACAAGATGCCATGGGGCACCATGCATCCCACGACGATCACCGCCCCGATCATGGGCATGGCGTACGGCGCCTACGACGCGCACGTCGAGCATCAGGGCAAGCGGGTGCGTGCGGCGTTCGCCGGCGAGAAGTCGAAGGACGACCCCTTCGCCAAGGTGCGCATCGCCGAGGCGGCCAGCGACATCGACGCCGGCTGGCGCCAGCTGATCGGCAACGTCGGAGACGAGTACGAACTGCTCAAGGCGGGCAAGGACATTCCGTTCGAACTCCGCGCCCGCGCGCGACGCGATCAGGTGCGCGCCACGGCCCGCGCCATCGCGTCGATCGACCTGCTCTTCGAAGCCTCGGGTGCCACCGCACTGGAGACCGACAAGCCGGTACAGCGGTTCTGGCGTGACGCTCACGCCGGGCGGGTGCACGCCGCGAACGAGCCGGAACGCGCGTACATGATCTTCGGCAACGAGGCCTTCGGCCTCCCGCCCCAGGACACGATGGTCTAG
- the hsaD gene encoding 4,5:9,10-diseco-3-hydroxy-5,9,17-trioxoandrosta-1(10),2-diene-4-oate hydrolase has translation MTSYIQETEQQVEVTFESTSRYAQVRAGERDMRLHYHEAGVGNKGSADTVVLLHGGGPGASSWSNFSKNVAVLARQFHVIAVDQPGYGHSDKLTEHEQYNRYSANALLGLLDHLGIERAALVGNSLGGGTAVRFALDNPKRAGRLVLMGPGGLSVNLFAPDPTEGVKLLGRFTMDPTRENMEKFLRIMVFDQSLITEELIDERFEIASQPESLAAAKAMGKSFAGADFELGMMWREVYKLRQPVLLIWGREDRVNPLDGALVALKQIPRVQLHVFGQCGHWAQLEKFDEFNKLTADFLTAGKGAGK, from the coding sequence ATGACGTCATACATCCAAGAGACCGAGCAGCAGGTCGAGGTCACCTTCGAGTCGACGTCGCGCTATGCGCAAGTGCGTGCCGGCGAGAGGGACATGCGCCTGCACTATCACGAAGCCGGCGTGGGGAACAAGGGTTCCGCAGACACCGTGGTGCTGCTCCACGGCGGCGGTCCCGGCGCATCGAGCTGGTCGAACTTCTCGAAGAACGTCGCGGTACTGGCGCGGCAGTTCCACGTGATCGCGGTCGACCAGCCCGGCTACGGGCACTCCGACAAGCTCACCGAACACGAGCAGTACAACCGCTACAGCGCGAACGCGCTGCTGGGCCTGCTCGATCACCTCGGCATCGAACGTGCTGCGCTGGTGGGCAATTCGCTCGGCGGCGGCACGGCCGTGCGCTTCGCGCTGGACAACCCCAAGCGTGCCGGACGGCTCGTGCTGATGGGCCCCGGCGGGCTGAGCGTGAACCTGTTCGCGCCCGATCCGACCGAGGGCGTCAAGCTGCTCGGTCGGTTCACCATGGATCCGACGCGCGAGAACATGGAGAAGTTCCTGCGCATCATGGTCTTCGATCAGAGCCTCATCACCGAGGAACTGATCGACGAGCGCTTCGAGATCGCCAGTCAGCCCGAGTCGCTCGCCGCCGCAAAGGCGATGGGCAAGTCGTTCGCCGGTGCGGACTTCGAACTCGGCATGATGTGGCGCGAGGTGTACAAGCTGCGCCAGCCGGTCCTGCTGATCTGGGGCCGCGAGGACAGGGTGAACCCGCTCGACGGTGCCCTGGTGGCGCTCAAGCAGATTCCGCGTGTGCAACTGCACGTGTTCGGCCAGTGCGGCCATTGGGCGCAGCTGGAGAAGTTCGACGAATTCAACAAGCTGACCGCTGATTTCCTCACGGCAGGCAAGGGGGCAGGCAAATGA
- the hsaC gene encoding iron-dependent extradiol dioxygenase HsaC, whose amino-acid sequence MSIRSLGYLRLEATDMAAWREYGLKVLGMVEGSGPTDEALYLRMDEFPARLVIVPGERDRLLQSGWETSNAAALQEVRSALDIHGTPYKEATAAELADRRVDEMIIFDDPSGNTLEVFHGVALEHRRVVSPYGHKFVTEEQGLGHVVLTTRDDAETLHFYRDVLGFHLRDSMRLPPQLVGRPADGAPAWLRFLGVNPRHHSLAFMPGETPSGIVHLMVEVENADDVGLCLDRALRRKVKMSATLGRHVNDKMLSFYMKTPGGFDVEFGCEGLEVEDDNSWVARESTAVSLWGHDFSVGFK is encoded by the coding sequence ATGAGCATCAGGTCACTCGGTTATCTGCGACTCGAGGCCACCGACATGGCGGCGTGGCGCGAGTACGGACTCAAGGTCCTCGGCATGGTGGAGGGGTCCGGCCCCACCGACGAAGCGTTATACCTGCGGATGGACGAGTTCCCCGCCCGCCTGGTCATCGTTCCCGGTGAGCGTGATCGCCTGCTGCAGTCCGGCTGGGAGACCTCCAATGCCGCTGCGCTGCAGGAGGTTCGCTCCGCGCTCGACATCCACGGCACGCCGTACAAGGAGGCCACTGCGGCCGAACTCGCCGACCGCCGCGTCGACGAGATGATCATCTTCGACGACCCGTCGGGCAATACCCTCGAGGTGTTCCACGGCGTCGCACTCGAGCACCGTCGCGTCGTGAGCCCCTACGGCCACAAGTTCGTCACCGAGGAGCAGGGGCTCGGGCACGTCGTGCTGACCACGCGCGACGACGCCGAGACGCTGCACTTCTACCGCGACGTGCTCGGGTTCCACCTGCGCGACTCCATGCGTCTGCCACCGCAGCTCGTCGGCCGCCCGGCCGACGGCGCGCCGGCGTGGTTGCGCTTCCTTGGCGTCAACCCGCGGCACCACAGCCTCGCGTTCATGCCGGGTGAGACGCCTAGCGGCATCGTCCATCTCATGGTCGAGGTCGAGAACGCCGACGACGTGGGCCTCTGCCTGGACCGCGCGCTGCGCCGCAAGGTGAAGATGTCGGCAACGCTCGGCCGCCACGTCAACGACAAGATGCTGTCGTTCTACATGAAGACTCCGGGTGGCTTCGACGTCGAGTTCGGTTGCGAAGGACTGGAAGTGGAGGACGACAACAGCTGGGTGGCCAGGGAGAGCACTGCGGTCAGCCTGTGGGGTCACGACTTCAGCGTGGGCTTCAAGTAG
- the hsaB gene encoding 3-hydroxy-9,10-secoandrosta-1,3,5(10)-triene-9,17-dione monooxygenase reductase subunit: protein MSDPGIDPRTFRHVLGQFCTGITIITTMSEGDTGTEPVGFACQSFAALSLDPPLVLFCPTKQSRSWQAIEASGKFCVNVLHEKQQHVSARFGSREPDKFAGIDWSPSELGSPVIADTLAHIDCTVHSVHDGGDHFVVFGAVHSLSEVPKRKPRPLLFYRGEYTGIEPDKNTPAHWRDDLEAFLTTTTSDTWL from the coding sequence ATGAGCGACCCGGGTATCGACCCACGCACCTTCCGACACGTGCTGGGGCAGTTCTGCACCGGCATCACGATCATCACGACTATGTCCGAGGGTGACACGGGCACTGAGCCCGTCGGCTTCGCCTGCCAGTCGTTCGCGGCGCTGTCGCTCGACCCGCCGCTGGTGCTGTTCTGCCCGACCAAGCAGTCGCGGTCATGGCAGGCGATCGAAGCCAGCGGCAAGTTCTGCGTGAACGTGTTGCACGAGAAGCAGCAGCACGTGTCTGCGCGGTTCGGGTCCAGGGAGCCGGACAAGTTCGCCGGGATCGACTGGAGTCCCTCGGAATTGGGGTCGCCGGTGATCGCCGACACCTTGGCGCACATCGACTGCACGGTGCACTCGGTGCACGACGGCGGCGATCACTTCGTGGTCTTCGGTGCGGTGCACTCGCTGTCCGAGGTTCCGAAGCGGAAACCTCGGCCGCTGTTGTTCTACCGGGGCGAGTACACGGGTATCGAGCCCGACAAGAACACGCCCGCGCACTGGCGTGACGATCTCGAGGCCTTCCTCACCACCACGACGTCGGACACCTGGCTCTAG
- a CDS encoding alpha/beta hydrolase: MPFLDTEGARAYYRHWAAEDPVAAVVFLHGFGEHTGLYHRYAFALNARSIDVWAVDQLGHGLSPGDRGDFGTIEASSALADRLTEIVEETTPGLPLVAAGHSFGAIVTLFRVLGTPDRYRAAVVSGAPLVPVAGLLDVDTSLALEPAWLSADEFYLDAMENDPLAFVDADSGSLTRELDRAWDRFGKDLPTLSIPTLAVHGEDDPIADVGAVRAYADQIEPLSLYEIPGGRHDILNDSAHRQVAAAVADFVTEHVGH, translated from the coding sequence ATGCCGTTCCTCGATACCGAAGGCGCCCGCGCCTACTACCGGCACTGGGCTGCCGAGGACCCGGTCGCCGCAGTGGTGTTCCTGCATGGCTTCGGCGAGCACACCGGGCTCTACCACCGCTATGCGTTCGCGCTCAACGCCCGCAGCATCGACGTCTGGGCCGTCGACCAACTGGGCCACGGGCTCAGCCCCGGCGACCGAGGCGACTTCGGCACCATCGAAGCCTCCTCGGCGCTCGCCGATCGACTCACCGAGATCGTCGAAGAGACCACGCCCGGGTTGCCGCTCGTCGCGGCAGGCCACTCCTTCGGTGCGATCGTGACGCTGTTCCGGGTGCTCGGCACACCGGATCGCTACCGCGCGGCCGTCGTCTCCGGCGCGCCGCTGGTTCCCGTGGCCGGCCTGCTCGACGTCGACACGTCATTGGCGCTCGAGCCGGCCTGGCTGTCGGCCGACGAGTTCTACCTCGACGCGATGGAGAACGATCCCTTGGCCTTCGTCGACGCCGACAGCGGCTCGCTGACCCGCGAACTCGACCGCGCGTGGGACCGGTTCGGTAAGGACCTGCCGACCCTGTCGATACCCACGCTCGCGGTGCACGGCGAGGACGATCCCATCGCAGACGTCGGCGCGGTGCGCGCCTACGCCGACCAGATCGAACCGCTGTCGCTCTACGAGATCCCCGGCGGTAGACACGACATCCTCAACGACTCGGCGCACCGGCAGGTCGCCGCCGCGGTCGCGGACTTCGTGACCGAACACGTCGGGCACTGA
- a CDS encoding alpha/beta fold hydrolase: MHFVTTGTGRPLLLVHGISNLHNWDLVVPLLARERTVYAVDLPGFGDSPPLAGEVSVATLTDAVEEFIAQQGLDDVDVVGSSMGARMVLEMARRGHRGNVVALDPGGFWTDGQVRYFGATVVPSIALVKRIQPVLPALTRSSVGRTALLLQFSAKPWRLPADLVLRELRGFAKSASIDDAVHELIHGPKQQGAENGSTRAAVTIGWGRNDRVTLPGQAKRAKQLYPNAAMHWFTDCGHFPHWDQPEQTVRLILDATSG; this comes from the coding sequence ATGCACTTCGTGACCACCGGCACCGGCAGGCCGCTCCTGCTCGTACACGGCATCTCCAACCTGCACAACTGGGATCTCGTGGTTCCGCTGCTCGCCCGCGAGCGGACCGTGTACGCCGTCGACCTGCCCGGCTTCGGCGACAGCCCGCCGCTCGCCGGCGAGGTGAGTGTCGCAACGCTCACCGACGCAGTGGAGGAGTTCATCGCCCAACAGGGCCTCGACGACGTGGACGTCGTGGGCAGTTCGATGGGCGCGCGCATGGTCCTGGAGATGGCCCGTCGAGGCCACCGCGGCAATGTCGTGGCCCTCGACCCCGGCGGGTTCTGGACCGACGGCCAGGTGCGGTACTTCGGCGCGACGGTGGTCCCCTCGATCGCACTGGTCAAGCGGATCCAGCCCGTGTTGCCCGCGCTGACCCGCAGCAGCGTCGGCCGGACTGCGTTGCTCCTACAGTTCTCGGCGAAGCCGTGGCGGCTGCCGGCCGACCTGGTGCTACGGGAACTCCGCGGTTTCGCGAAGTCCGCCAGCATCGACGACGCGGTGCACGAGCTGATCCACGGACCCAAACAGCAAGGCGCCGAGAACGGTTCGACCCGAGCGGCGGTGACCATCGGATGGGGTCGCAACGATCGGGTCACGCTCCCCGGCCAGGCGAAACGCGCCAAGCAGCTCTACCCGAACGCCGCGATGCACTGGTTCACCGACTGCGGACACTTCCCGCACTGGGACCAGCCCGAGCAGACGGTGCGTCTGATCCTCGACGCCACGTCCGGGTGA
- a CDS encoding LysR family transcriptional regulator, whose translation MTTPSADDLLVLLAVARSGRYVTAADELGINHTTISRRIATLEQSLGGRLLVRVAGGWELTDMGRSALSAAEAVESAVRGLSSDPDGGRPLSGVVRMSATDGFSAYIAAPAAADVQRNHPDVSVELVATTRRATQQRSGLDVEVVVGEPQVHRAKAIRLGDYCLGLYGSRDYLARHGTPAARADLTGHPLVYFIDSMLQVDDLDLARAVAPGMRESVTSTNVFVHVEATRASAGLGLLPCFMADRHDDLVRVLPDAVALRLTYWLVTRSETLRRPEVAAVVDAIEHRMRELRDVLLGTDRH comes from the coding sequence ATGACGACGCCGAGCGCGGACGACCTACTCGTCCTGCTGGCCGTCGCACGTTCCGGCCGGTACGTCACCGCAGCCGACGAACTGGGCATCAACCACACGACGATCTCGCGGCGCATCGCCACGCTCGAGCAGTCGCTCGGCGGCCGGCTGCTGGTCCGCGTGGCGGGCGGTTGGGAACTGACCGACATGGGGCGCAGCGCACTGTCTGCGGCCGAGGCCGTCGAGTCCGCGGTGCGTGGCCTGTCGAGCGATCCCGACGGCGGACGACCGCTCAGCGGCGTGGTGCGGATGTCGGCCACCGACGGCTTCAGTGCCTACATCGCCGCGCCTGCGGCGGCCGACGTGCAGCGCAACCATCCGGACGTATCGGTGGAACTCGTCGCCACCACGCGCCGCGCGACCCAGCAGCGTTCCGGCCTCGACGTCGAGGTGGTGGTCGGCGAACCGCAGGTGCACCGGGCCAAGGCCATCCGCCTCGGCGACTACTGCCTCGGCCTCTACGGCTCGCGGGACTACCTCGCCAGGCACGGCACGCCTGCGGCGCGCGCCGACCTCACCGGCCATCCCCTGGTGTACTTCATCGACTCCATGCTGCAGGTCGACGACCTGGACCTCGCCCGCGCCGTGGCACCCGGAATGCGGGAGTCCGTCACGTCCACCAACGTCTTCGTCCACGTCGAGGCGACCCGGGCCTCAGCGGGCCTCGGCCTGCTGCCCTGCTTCATGGCCGACCGGCACGACGACCTGGTCCGGGTGCTGCCCGATGCCGTCGCGCTGCGACTCACCTACTGGCTCGTCACACGATCCGAGACCTTGCGCAGGCCCGAGGTCGCCGCCGTCGTCGACGCGATCGAACACCGCATGCGGGAGCTACGAGACGTTCTCCTCGGTACGGACCGGCACTGA
- a CDS encoding MFS transporter, protein MSSPITTGLKRVVVASMAGTVVEWYEFFLYGTAATLVFNKIFFSETTSELNAIFLAFATYAVGFVARPVGGVVFGHYGDKFGRKKLLQFSLLLVGAATFLMGCLPTFGQIGYWAPGLLVTLRFIQGFAVGGEWGGAVLLVAEHSPDRQRGFWASWPQAGVPVGNLLATVVLLALTGTLSDEAFLSWGWRVAFWLSAVVVLVGYYIRTKVTDAPIFVAAQEEAERIKATSFSVVEVLKRYPRGVFTAMGLRFGENIMYYLVVTFSITYLKVQVGADTSSILWYLLVAHAVHFAVVPLVGHLADRFGRKPVYTFGAVLGATWGFFAFPMMNSGNYAVVTAAVTIGLMIHAFMYAPQPAIMAEMFPTRMRYSGVSLGYQVTSIVAGSLAPLIAVKLLDVFDSSVPIAIYLALACGITLIAVFFTRETNGIDLESLDVADAEDLAAERRRAAV, encoded by the coding sequence ATGAGCAGCCCCATAACGACCGGTCTCAAGCGGGTGGTCGTGGCCTCCATGGCCGGCACCGTCGTGGAGTGGTACGAGTTCTTCCTCTACGGCACCGCGGCCACGCTGGTGTTCAACAAGATCTTCTTCTCGGAGACGACCAGCGAACTCAACGCGATCTTCCTGGCCTTCGCCACCTATGCCGTCGGCTTCGTCGCGCGTCCCGTCGGCGGTGTGGTGTTCGGCCACTACGGCGACAAGTTCGGCCGCAAGAAGCTCCTGCAGTTCAGCCTGCTGCTGGTGGGTGCCGCAACGTTCCTGATGGGCTGCCTGCCGACGTTCGGGCAGATCGGGTACTGGGCACCGGGGCTGCTGGTCACGCTGCGGTTCATCCAGGGCTTCGCGGTCGGAGGGGAGTGGGGCGGCGCGGTTCTGCTGGTCGCCGAACACAGCCCCGACCGCCAGCGCGGGTTCTGGGCCAGCTGGCCGCAGGCCGGCGTCCCGGTCGGCAACCTGCTCGCGACCGTCGTGCTCCTCGCGCTCACCGGCACGCTGTCCGACGAGGCGTTCCTGTCCTGGGGCTGGCGTGTCGCCTTCTGGCTGTCCGCGGTGGTCGTCCTGGTCGGCTACTACATCCGCACGAAGGTCACCGATGCCCCGATCTTCGTTGCGGCGCAGGAGGAAGCGGAGCGGATCAAGGCCACGTCGTTCAGCGTCGTCGAGGTGCTCAAGCGCTACCCGCGTGGCGTCTTCACCGCGATGGGCCTGCGGTTCGGCGAGAACATCATGTACTACCTCGTGGTCACGTTCTCGATCACGTATCTGAAGGTCCAGGTGGGTGCCGACACCAGCTCCATCCTCTGGTACCTGCTCGTCGCGCACGCAGTGCACTTCGCCGTCGTGCCCCTGGTCGGACACCTGGCCGACCGGTTCGGCCGCAAGCCCGTCTACACATTCGGTGCGGTCCTCGGCGCGACGTGGGGCTTCTTCGCCTTCCCGATGATGAACAGCGGCAACTACGCCGTCGTGACGGCCGCGGTCACCATCGGACTGATGATCCACGCGTTCATGTACGCGCCTCAGCCCGCGATCATGGCGGAGATGTTCCCCACCCGGATGCGCTATTCCGGTGTGTCGCTGGGCTATCAGGTGACGTCGATCGTGGCGGGCTCGCTGGCGCCGCTGATCGCGGTCAAGCTGCTGGACGTCTTCGACTCCTCGGTGCCGATCGCGATCTACCTCGCGCTGGCGTGTGGCATCACCTTGATCGCGGTGTTCTTCACCCGTGAGACCAACGGCATCGACCTGGAGTCGCTCGACGTCGCCGACGCCGAGGACCTGGCGGCGGAGCGTCGCAGGGCTGCCGTCTGA
- a CDS encoding 3-hydroxybutyrate dehydrogenase: MPDLDGRSALVTGGASGIGAACARELANRGATVTVADVDEEAAGKVAAEIGGTAWGVDLLDVGALESLRLEVDVLVNNAGVQTVAPITEFDPARFRSMQALMVEAPFLLIRAALPHMYERGFGRIVNVSSVHGLRASQFKVAYVTAKHALEGLSKVTALEGGAHGVTSNCVNPGYVRTPLVSKQIADQARTHGITEDEVLDQVLLTESAIKRLVEPEEVASLVAWLSSPAAGMVTGASYSMDGGWSAS, translated from the coding sequence ATGCCGGACCTGGACGGCCGTTCCGCACTGGTGACCGGAGGCGCGAGCGGCATCGGTGCGGCGTGCGCGCGGGAGCTCGCCAACCGCGGCGCAACGGTCACGGTGGCCGACGTCGACGAGGAGGCGGCGGGCAAGGTCGCTGCCGAGATCGGTGGAACTGCCTGGGGCGTCGACCTTCTCGACGTGGGAGCGCTCGAATCCCTGCGGCTCGAGGTCGACGTGCTGGTGAACAACGCCGGCGTGCAGACCGTCGCGCCGATCACCGAGTTCGACCCGGCACGCTTCCGCAGCATGCAGGCGCTGATGGTCGAGGCGCCGTTCCTACTGATCCGCGCGGCGCTCCCGCACATGTACGAGCGTGGTTTCGGCCGGATCGTCAACGTCTCCTCGGTGCACGGATTGCGGGCGTCGCAGTTCAAGGTCGCCTACGTCACCGCCAAGCACGCGCTCGAGGGGCTGTCGAAGGTGACCGCGCTCGAGGGCGGGGCCCACGGCGTGACGAGCAACTGCGTCAACCCCGGTTACGTGCGAACACCGCTGGTGTCCAAGCAGATCGCGGACCAGGCCCGCACCCACGGAATCACCGAGGACGAGGTACTCGATCAAGTGCTCCTCACCGAGAGCGCGATCAAGCGCCTCGTCGAGCCGGAGGAGGTTGCGTCGTTGGTCGCGTGGCTGAGTTCGCCGGCCGCCGGAATGGTGACCGGTGCCTCCTACTCCATGGACGGCGGGTGGAGCGCCAGCTAG